From one Stieleria sp. JC731 genomic stretch:
- a CDS encoding replication-associated recombination protein A — protein sequence MTDTPSLFEAQESDHLEAAKPLAARMRPKSLAEYVGQQHILGPGKLLRRMVDAGKLGSIILAGPPGTGKTTLANLLASETGSRFRPLSAVTGGVKEVREALAWAKDLVATGEPAPVLFIDEIHRFSKSQQDALLPDVEEGIVSLIGATTSNPYFAVNGALISRSHVFQLQTLAAEEIESLLRRALGDKVRGLGNLHVEIEDSALELLASVCEGDARRALTSLEIAVASSASTPPKVDVSAAAESIGKRVAGYDGTGDDHYDLVSAMIKSIRGSDPDAALYWLARMLEGGEDIRFLCRRLVILASEDIGNADPHALPLAVACMQGCEFIGLPESQLLLSQTAAYLSLAPKSNAATVAIGKARKDVREKKLLAVPQHLMDAHSTTAAKQGRGEGYIYSHDCPDGIAAQDYLGSSRTYYEPVERGFERDLQKRKEWIRRRLKGES from the coding sequence ATGACAGATACGCCTTCCCTTTTCGAAGCCCAAGAGTCGGACCATTTGGAAGCGGCTAAACCGTTAGCTGCGCGGATGCGACCAAAGTCGCTTGCCGAATATGTCGGCCAGCAGCATATCTTAGGACCGGGGAAACTACTGCGCAGGATGGTTGACGCAGGCAAGCTGGGATCGATCATCCTTGCCGGGCCTCCCGGAACAGGAAAAACGACGCTGGCGAATCTGCTGGCAAGCGAAACCGGCAGCCGTTTTCGTCCACTCAGTGCGGTCACCGGTGGCGTGAAGGAAGTGCGTGAAGCACTCGCCTGGGCGAAAGACTTGGTCGCGACCGGCGAACCCGCTCCCGTACTGTTCATTGACGAAATCCATCGCTTCAGCAAAAGCCAACAAGACGCTTTACTGCCCGACGTCGAGGAGGGCATCGTCTCGCTAATCGGCGCGACGACTAGCAACCCTTACTTTGCCGTCAACGGAGCCTTGATCAGTCGTAGCCATGTCTTTCAACTGCAGACCTTGGCCGCCGAAGAAATCGAATCTCTGCTGCGACGTGCTCTCGGTGACAAGGTTCGAGGGCTGGGCAACCTTCATGTCGAAATCGAAGACAGCGCCCTCGAACTGTTGGCCAGTGTCTGTGAAGGCGATGCCCGAAGGGCGTTGACTTCATTGGAAATTGCGGTCGCCAGTAGCGCTAGCACACCACCCAAAGTTGACGTTTCCGCAGCCGCTGAATCGATTGGCAAACGTGTCGCCGGATACGACGGAACGGGTGACGATCACTACGACTTGGTCAGCGCGATGATCAAAAGCATTCGCGGAAGCGATCCCGACGCCGCTCTGTACTGGCTGGCTCGAATGTTAGAAGGCGGCGAAGACATCCGTTTTCTCTGTCGACGCCTCGTTATCTTGGCCAGCGAGGACATCGGCAACGCTGATCCACATGCCCTGCCTTTGGCCGTCGCCTGTATGCAAGGATGCGAGTTTATCGGGTTACCCGAAAGCCAACTCTTGCTCTCGCAAACCGCCGCCTATCTTTCTTTGGCTCCCAAAAGCAATGCCGCAACGGTCGCCATCGGGAAGGCCCGTAAAGACGTGCGCGAAAAGAAACTGCTTGCCGTCCCCCAGCATTTGATGGACGCACACTCGACGACCGCCGCCAAACAGGGGCGGGGGGAAGGGTACATCTACAGCCACGATTGCCCTGATGGTATCGCGGCCCAAGACTACTTAGGTTCCAGCCGAACCTACTACGAACCCGTCGAACGGGGGTTTGAACGCGATCTGCAAAAGCGAAAAGAATGGATCCGACGCAGGCTCAAGGGCGAATCCTGA
- a CDS encoding glycosyltransferase produces the protein MASSRSLNQRKRVLLMISSMRGGGSERQVLLLAQHLSRDHFEPHLYLSEAAGPFLDQVPNDVQIHPYQASSARQLYFPGRALREQTAYVRQLIRDNQIDAVYDRTFHMSILAGQAARGIRRVSTIVSPPHLALPAVESRFIGLKRRRLAKSYRCSDVVVAVSHQAAESAEQYYGLRPGSVQVIPNPVVVSQSFRDDLDHASSDPNTTKLVCVGRMTSEKGHSDLIEALATVIKHWPQERPRLQLRLVGDGILRPNLEAQVQQLGLQSHCQFLGHLDNATEEIRSADALVLPSRFEGMPNVVLESMALGTPVIATRAGGTTELQHDEPTAFWADVAKPDSIATAILEFAKHAERANQHRRAALKMIKEHHDLGKAIARIESLLDPERG, from the coding sequence ATGGCCTCGTCACGGAGTTTGAATCAACGAAAACGCGTCTTGCTAATGATCAGCTCGATGCGTGGCGGTGGCAGCGAACGTCAAGTCTTGTTGCTAGCCCAACATCTATCCCGAGATCACTTCGAACCTCATTTATACCTGTCCGAGGCTGCCGGTCCCTTTCTAGATCAGGTTCCCAATGACGTCCAAATCCATCCCTATCAGGCTTCGTCGGCGCGGCAGCTTTACTTCCCAGGTCGCGCCCTTCGCGAGCAAACCGCATATGTCCGTCAACTGATTCGCGACAATCAAATCGACGCGGTGTATGACCGAACCTTTCATATGTCAATTCTGGCCGGTCAGGCAGCGCGTGGTATTCGACGCGTATCAACGATCGTCAGCCCACCCCATCTAGCCTTACCGGCTGTCGAGAGTCGATTTATTGGGCTGAAACGTCGAAGGTTGGCCAAGTCGTATCGCTGCTCCGACGTTGTTGTCGCGGTGAGCCATCAAGCCGCCGAATCGGCCGAGCAGTATTACGGACTTCGTCCAGGCAGCGTGCAAGTCATCCCCAATCCCGTCGTCGTTTCACAATCTTTCCGCGACGATCTTGATCATGCTTCCTCCGACCCGAACACGACCAAACTGGTTTGCGTCGGACGAATGACGTCTGAGAAAGGGCACAGCGACTTAATCGAAGCACTCGCGACGGTCATCAAACATTGGCCTCAGGAACGCCCTCGTCTTCAACTCCGGCTTGTTGGCGACGGAATCCTGCGTCCAAACCTGGAAGCGCAGGTGCAACAATTGGGACTGCAATCCCACTGTCAATTCCTCGGCCATCTCGACAATGCCACCGAAGAAATCCGCTCAGCTGATGCGTTGGTTTTGCCATCGCGTTTCGAAGGGATGCCAAACGTGGTCTTAGAATCGATGGCTCTTGGGACACCGGTGATTGCGACACGAGCAGGCGGGACCACTGAGTTGCAGCATGACGAACCGACCGCGTTTTGGGCGGATGTTGCCAAGCCAGATTCAATCGCGACGGCGATTCTTGAATTTGCAAAGCATGCTGAACGAGCCAATCAGCATCGTCGTGCGGCATTGAAAATGATCAAAGAGCATCATGATCTTGGCAAAGCCATCGCCAGAATAGAATCGCTGTTGGACCCAGAACGTGGATAG
- a CDS encoding endonuclease/exonuclease/phosphatase family protein, translating to MMLHRLLAFTIILSVSPLMAQDKLRIATFNVSLYGKSASEIRDRLASKDDAQAQNIARIVQTVRPDILLINELDYDQDSVVASRLATNYFAIGQTDTNGESLEGIDYPYFFSAPSNTGIDSELDLNNDGKRHSPNDAFGYGIYPGQYSMTVFSRFPIKRSELRTFQNFAWSQMPGAIRPVVPSTGDFYYDDATWSKLRLSSKNHIDVPVQVGDTTIHILASHPTPPVFDGREDRNGARNHDEVQFWVNYLQDDTESKGWLVDDAGQTGGLSEQARFVVMGDLNADPIDGSGRREAIQSLIAHPRVNDVEPKSTDDAINDRQSKFKGKGDLATKTADWGRNGFMRVDYVLPSSNLNVIDSGVFWPASSDAKSKWASASDHRMVWIEVSKP from the coding sequence ATGATGCTTCATCGTCTGCTCGCCTTCACAATCATCCTAAGCGTTTCGCCCCTGATGGCGCAAGACAAATTGCGGATCGCAACATTCAACGTCTCGCTGTATGGAAAGTCTGCATCGGAGATACGCGATCGGCTTGCGAGCAAAGACGATGCCCAAGCTCAAAACATCGCCCGGATCGTGCAGACGGTACGCCCCGATATCCTGCTCATCAACGAACTCGATTACGACCAAGACTCGGTCGTCGCATCACGATTGGCAACCAACTACTTCGCCATCGGGCAAACCGATACCAATGGCGAATCACTCGAAGGGATCGACTACCCGTATTTCTTTAGTGCACCAAGCAACACCGGAATCGATTCCGAATTGGACTTGAACAACGACGGTAAACGACACAGTCCCAACGACGCCTTCGGATACGGAATCTATCCGGGCCAGTATTCGATGACCGTGTTCAGCCGCTTTCCGATCAAACGATCAGAACTGCGCACATTTCAAAACTTCGCTTGGAGCCAAATGCCTGGAGCGATTCGGCCGGTCGTCCCATCGACAGGCGATTTCTATTACGACGATGCGACTTGGTCAAAGCTCCGCCTAAGTAGCAAAAATCACATCGATGTTCCCGTTCAAGTGGGTGACACGACAATTCACATCCTCGCAAGCCATCCGACTCCACCTGTTTTCGACGGACGTGAAGACCGCAACGGGGCACGCAATCACGACGAGGTGCAGTTTTGGGTGAACTACCTTCAAGACGACACCGAAAGCAAAGGCTGGCTAGTCGATGATGCGGGCCAAACAGGTGGACTGTCCGAACAAGCTCGGTTTGTTGTGATGGGTGATCTGAACGCCGATCCGATTGATGGCAGCGGTCGGCGCGAAGCGATCCAGAGCTTGATTGCCCACCCACGCGTCAATGATGTTGAACCCAAGTCAACTGATGATGCGATCAATGACCGACAAAGTAAGTTCAAAGGGAAAGGCGACTTGGCAACCAAGACTGCCGACTGGGGACGCAACGGATTCATGCGAGTTGACTATGTATTGCCCAGCAGCAACCTGAATGTCATCGACAGCGGTGTGTTTTGGCCTGCAAGCAGCGATGCGAAATCCAAATGGGCCTCGGCCAGTGATCACCGCATGGTCTGGATCGAGGTATCAAAACCTTGA
- a CDS encoding PSD1 and planctomycete cytochrome C domain-containing protein — MVNRSNRFSNASRLGIAGAVIGLVYTISTPLQATTSVSDQDQVAAPLDYQRDVRPILSDHCFACHGPDEAKREADLRLDSSEGVHSVIEAGKPDQSELVSRLLADDETLMPPPEYGKPLSDIQKDTLRRWIEQGGQVQEHWAFEAPQKAVLPPDTKNPIDHFIDAKIRVAGLVGNSQASPSTLLRRVSLGLTGLPPTRQQIDRLHRDDFQYERLVDEMLATPAFGQHFGRYWLDLVRYADTHGLHLDNYREMWPYRDWVIDAINNDMPFDQFIIEQLAGDLLPDATQAQQIASGFNRLNVTTSEGGSIYEEVFARNVIDRTDSFGTIFLGLTTQCAVCHDHKFDPIRQKDYYSLSAFFNSLDGQALDGNKKDHPPVIRVPSEDQLAQLAEFDQQIVDLKLEMEGPIESVDAAQRSWEISISQQPDSETVVHSKALIPGSASEVSHESLTIDDEGIVISNRPANDKATLLVEIPLDESFMSHRWQTIVMDVLPDPESDRVGISSNGNAVLTEFGIDVMVGDEWKHVLITDAMADIEQDGDQFKVENAIDGKTDGQGWAVAGHQTKGSRKVQFRSLELSDRLAEQPSKLRFTLDFQSVYAKHQFHAMRFSLSDAPPQIGVDDQIKLGNAYLAGPFTVESESPGYSRVFVSEQRQFKPDEKFKYRDKELTWSERSDFSPVAVHSLPSESDAVNVNVLYQKLTSPKAQTVDLLLGTSDGHVIYLNNKRLQITKETGPLKPLSHSYRLELREGDNDLYIKSVSQSRPIQLTYAFRSPAIPAPMQIAELVSHPPDQRSEEQQQSIRTYYRKAVCEHPDWTAIEDMIAGLEKAKEEMNNDIPTTLVWKELATPRQAHILNRGQYDQPGEPVDRAVPEFLPAMVEGLPRDRLGLAKWLTSPDHPLASRVVVNRVWQWLFGVGLVKSSEDFGSQGEPPSHQALLDWLAVDFQQNGWDLKRLIKQMVMSDAYRRDSSIDQNQLAIDPKNRLLSRGPRYRLDAEVLRDQALSLAGLLNEQSSGPSVKPPQPDGLWYAVGYTRSNTANFKADKEIEKRLRRSVYIFWKRTSPPPQMSTFDAPSRESCTARRERTNTPLQALVLMNEHQYLKASKHLAIRAFNDTDAAPDEERLRWMFETVTSRLPSEAEISELQRLLTELRDAYLADENAAKDLLSVDDVSQAGLSESEHAAWMMIASTLLNLDEVVNY; from the coding sequence ATGGTCAATCGATCCAACCGTTTTTCCAATGCCAGTCGTCTCGGTATCGCTGGTGCAGTGATCGGTCTCGTTTACACGATCTCGACACCCCTGCAGGCGACGACCAGCGTTTCCGATCAGGATCAGGTGGCCGCGCCGCTGGACTACCAGCGTGATGTTCGTCCGATCCTTTCGGATCACTGTTTCGCCTGTCATGGTCCCGACGAGGCCAAGCGTGAAGCCGATTTGCGTCTGGATAGCTCCGAGGGTGTTCACTCCGTAATCGAAGCCGGCAAACCTGATCAAAGTGAACTGGTCAGTCGATTGCTTGCCGATGACGAAACCTTGATGCCGCCACCAGAATACGGCAAACCGCTATCTGACATTCAGAAGGACACCCTGCGGCGTTGGATCGAACAAGGCGGACAGGTTCAGGAGCATTGGGCCTTTGAAGCTCCTCAAAAGGCAGTGTTGCCGCCGGACACGAAAAATCCGATTGACCATTTCATCGATGCCAAGATTCGTGTCGCAGGGCTGGTTGGCAATTCGCAAGCTTCGCCGTCAACTTTGTTGCGCCGCGTCAGTCTTGGTCTAACGGGATTGCCACCGACGCGCCAACAAATCGATCGCCTGCATCGTGACGATTTTCAATATGAGCGGTTGGTCGACGAAATGCTGGCCACACCAGCATTTGGCCAGCACTTCGGCAGGTATTGGTTAGACTTGGTTCGTTACGCCGATACCCATGGGCTACACCTGGACAACTATCGGGAGATGTGGCCTTATCGTGATTGGGTGATCGATGCGATCAACAACGATATGCCGTTTGACCAATTCATCATCGAACAACTTGCCGGTGACTTGCTTCCCGACGCCACGCAAGCTCAGCAAATTGCCAGTGGCTTCAACCGACTGAACGTCACGACCAGTGAAGGCGGATCAATCTACGAGGAAGTCTTCGCTCGCAATGTGATCGATCGTACCGATTCCTTTGGCACTATTTTTCTGGGACTGACGACCCAGTGTGCCGTCTGTCATGATCACAAGTTCGATCCGATTCGACAGAAGGACTACTACTCTTTAAGTGCGTTTTTTAACAGCTTGGACGGACAAGCTCTCGACGGCAACAAAAAGGATCACCCGCCTGTAATCCGAGTCCCTAGTGAAGATCAGCTGGCGCAACTTGCCGAATTTGATCAGCAAATCGTTGATCTAAAGCTGGAGATGGAAGGCCCGATCGAGTCGGTCGATGCGGCGCAGCGAAGCTGGGAGATTTCGATTTCGCAACAGCCGGATTCCGAAACCGTCGTTCACTCAAAGGCACTGATCCCGGGGTCGGCAAGCGAGGTATCTCACGAGAGTCTGACCATCGACGACGAAGGCATTGTCATTTCCAATCGCCCGGCGAACGACAAGGCGACGTTGCTGGTAGAGATTCCCTTGGATGAATCCTTCATGTCACATCGGTGGCAAACGATCGTCATGGACGTCTTGCCGGACCCTGAATCCGATCGCGTTGGGATATCGTCCAATGGCAATGCGGTTTTGACCGAATTCGGCATCGACGTGATGGTGGGAGACGAATGGAAGCACGTTCTTATCACTGATGCGATGGCGGACATCGAACAAGACGGTGATCAATTCAAGGTCGAAAACGCGATTGATGGAAAAACGGATGGCCAAGGTTGGGCCGTGGCTGGGCACCAAACCAAAGGTTCGCGGAAAGTCCAATTCAGAAGCCTTGAGTTGTCTGACAGGCTTGCCGAACAGCCCAGCAAGTTGCGTTTCACATTGGACTTCCAATCGGTTTACGCCAAGCATCAGTTCCATGCGATGCGATTCAGTTTGTCAGACGCACCGCCACAGATCGGCGTCGACGATCAGATCAAATTAGGTAATGCGTATTTGGCGGGGCCCTTCACGGTCGAAAGCGAAAGCCCTGGCTATTCTCGAGTCTTCGTTTCAGAACAGCGCCAATTCAAGCCAGATGAGAAATTCAAGTACCGCGACAAAGAACTGACTTGGTCCGAACGCAGTGATTTCTCGCCGGTCGCAGTCCATTCATTGCCCAGCGAAAGCGATGCAGTCAACGTCAATGTGCTTTATCAGAAACTGACATCGCCCAAGGCACAGACTGTCGATCTTTTGCTCGGGACGAGCGACGGCCATGTGATCTATCTCAACAATAAACGTTTGCAGATCACCAAAGAGACTGGGCCTCTAAAACCGTTATCCCACAGCTATCGATTGGAGCTTCGCGAAGGCGACAACGATCTGTATATCAAATCCGTATCGCAGTCTCGCCCGATTCAGTTGACGTATGCGTTTCGGTCACCTGCGATTCCTGCCCCCATGCAAATTGCAGAACTGGTTTCTCATCCGCCCGATCAACGTTCTGAAGAGCAACAGCAATCGATCCGTACTTACTATCGCAAAGCTGTTTGCGAACATCCGGATTGGACGGCCATTGAAGACATGATCGCGGGGCTGGAAAAAGCCAAGGAGGAGATGAACAACGACATCCCGACCACGCTGGTCTGGAAAGAGTTGGCCACACCTCGGCAGGCTCATATTCTTAATCGCGGTCAGTACGACCAACCCGGCGAACCGGTCGATCGTGCGGTTCCCGAGTTTCTGCCGGCGATGGTCGAAGGCTTGCCGCGTGATCGATTGGGGTTAGCAAAATGGCTGACATCACCCGATCATCCCTTGGCCTCCCGCGTCGTTGTCAATCGGGTTTGGCAATGGTTGTTCGGCGTCGGACTGGTGAAATCCAGTGAGGACTTCGGCAGCCAAGGTGAACCACCAAGTCACCAAGCACTTTTGGATTGGTTGGCAGTCGATTTTCAGCAAAACGGCTGGGACTTGAAACGGTTGATCAAGCAGATGGTGATGAGCGATGCTTATCGTCGTGATTCGTCAATCGATCAAAACCAGTTAGCGATCGATCCGAAGAACCGTCTGTTGTCCCGTGGGCCTCGCTATCGATTGGACGCCGAGGTGCTACGCGACCAAGCGTTGTCTTTAGCAGGTCTGCTTAACGAGCAATCCTCTGGTCCCAGCGTCAAGCCGCCTCAACCGGACGGATTGTGGTACGCCGTCGGCTATACCCGTAGCAACACGGCAAATTTCAAAGCCGACAAAGAGATCGAAAAACGACTGCGCCGAAGCGTTTACATCTTTTGGAAACGCACCAGTCCTCCGCCGCAGATGTCGACGTTCGATGCGCCTAGTCGTGAATCGTGTACCGCGCGTCGCGAGCGGACCAATACGCCGCTGCAAGCCTTGGTGTTGATGAATGAGCACCAGTATTTGAAGGCCTCCAAGCATCTCGCGATTCGAGCTTTCAACGATACCGATGCCGCACCCGATGAAGAACGCTTGCGTTGGATGTTTGAAACGGTCACTTCTCGACTGCCCAGCGAAGCCGAAATCAGCGAACTACAGCGTTTGCTAACAGAGCTGCGCGATGCCTATCTTGCTGACGAGAACGCGGCCAAAGATCTGCTGTCGGTTGACGATGTCTCGCAAGCGGGCCTGTCCGAAAGCGAACATGCGGCTTGGATGATGATCGCCAGCACACTGCTAAATCTAGACGAAGTTGTTAATTACTGA
- a CDS encoding DUF1499 domain-containing protein gives MKRIPNTFWKMKMIGWIALAITIAILAAIAWRVDDWSRDWTQNSARLSPESDNRLLQPLQMGVSVDEADRRIRDWVDSQTNWNVESVHNDDSNRTMHLTRTTPLFRFVDDVHVSIVPDPDQSGCRIDATSQSRVGKGDLGQNPRNLIELTKGVASEAP, from the coding sequence TTGAAACGAATCCCAAACACATTTTGGAAGATGAAAATGATCGGATGGATCGCATTGGCGATCACGATCGCCATTTTGGCGGCGATCGCTTGGCGTGTCGATGATTGGAGCCGCGACTGGACACAAAACAGTGCGCGTTTATCACCTGAAAGCGACAACCGGTTGTTGCAACCTCTGCAAATGGGCGTCTCCGTCGATGAAGCCGATCGCCGAATTCGGGATTGGGTCGACTCGCAAACAAACTGGAATGTTGAAAGTGTGCACAACGACGATTCGAATCGGACGATGCATCTAACGAGAACGACGCCGTTATTTCGTTTTGTCGATGACGTACACGTCTCAATCGTGCCTGATCCGGACCAGTCGGGATGCCGGATCGATGCGACCAGCCAGTCGCGAGTTGGAAAGGGCGACTTGGGGCAGAACCCACGAAATCTGATCGAACTCACCAAGGGGGTCGCTTCGGAGGCACCTTAA